A stretch of Aphanothece sacrum FPU1 DNA encodes these proteins:
- a CDS encoding photosystem I assembly protein Ycf4 yields the protein MNAPAMTRDRLVFRQEVLGSRRFSNYWWAVIASMGGVGFLLAGLSSYLKVNLLLVSDTSELYFIPQGVALLFYGVAGSSLGMYLWLTIAWNLGGGYNEFNKETGKVSIFRWGFPGKNRRIEFSCPIEDVQAVRAEIQEGLNTKRKLYLKVKQRRDVPLTRVGEPITLADLENQGAELSRFLGVPLEGL from the coding sequence ATGAATGCACCAGCCATGACACGCGATCGCCTCGTTTTTCGACAAGAAGTTTTAGGTTCCCGCCGCTTCAGTAACTATTGGTGGGCAGTCATTGCCTCTATGGGAGGTGTGGGCTTTTTATTAGCAGGGCTTTCAAGCTATCTCAAAGTTAACCTGCTCTTGGTTAGTGATACCTCTGAACTTTATTTCATTCCTCAAGGAGTCGCCCTATTGTTTTATGGGGTGGCTGGTTCATCATTGGGAATGTATCTATGGTTAACAATTGCCTGGAATCTGGGGGGCGGATATAATGAATTCAACAAAGAAACGGGCAAAGTTAGCATTTTTCGCTGGGGATTTCCCGGAAAAAACCGCCGTATTGAATTTAGCTGTCCCATAGAAGATGTGCAAGCTGTTCGCGCCGAGATTCAAGAAGGGTTAAATACCAAACGAAAACTCTATCTTAAGGTCAAACAACGGCGAGATGTTCCTCTAACCCGTGTGGGAGAACCCATTACTTTGGCGGACTTAGAAAACCAGGGAGCCGAATTATCTCGTTTCTTAGGAGTTCCCTTAGAAGGGCTATAA
- a CDS encoding DUF4912 domain-containing protein, whose product MAQERPPLEEMTLRQLRKVASEYNISRYSRMRKAQLITAIEQAINEQNSFNQSTVQNKHRESISYTQSTVQEEQQVEASKFEVGQEDTFGGTLADVDEGLGELPGGYGQSRIVLLPRDPQWAYTYWDIPNEAKESLRYQGGQQLALRLYDVSDIDLNYQSPHNVQEYLCDEMAREWYIPIPVSDRDYVMDIGYRTFDGRWLILARSAPVHMPPVYPSDWVEDIFVTVNWEENLTAKTIYNLVPPSKRQGAGVEVGADSPLYDEIFGMAQGAEAQRIAGSMFGSMQHVAGSVVSSYVHQETLSSYIFPSGVGMWAVPNVSGLNMSGVGMGASEAPPRPRQFWLVADAELIVYGATEPDATVTIGGRPIKLNADGTFRFQMSFQDGLIDYPIKAVAVDGEQTRSIHMKFERETPSRHTNTKEEAVLEWLS is encoded by the coding sequence ATGGCACAAGAACGCCCACCTTTAGAGGAGATGACATTGCGACAGCTACGCAAAGTAGCGAGTGAGTATAACATCTCCCGTTACAGCCGAATGCGCAAGGCGCAATTAATAACTGCTATAGAACAAGCGATTAACGAACAAAATTCTTTTAATCAATCTACCGTTCAAAACAAACATAGGGAATCAATTTCTTATACTCAATCTACCGTTCAGGAGGAACAACAAGTGGAAGCATCTAAATTTGAAGTAGGTCAAGAAGACACTTTCGGTGGAACATTAGCCGATGTTGATGAGGGACTCGGTGAACTTCCTGGTGGTTACGGACAAAGCCGTATTGTTTTATTACCTCGTGATCCCCAATGGGCTTATACCTACTGGGATATCCCCAACGAAGCTAAAGAATCTTTACGCTATCAAGGAGGTCAACAACTGGCCCTGCGTCTCTATGATGTCAGCGACATTGATCTAAATTACCAAAGTCCTCACAATGTTCAAGAATATCTTTGTGATGAAATGGCGCGGGAATGGTATATACCTATTCCTGTGAGCGATCGTGATTATGTTATGGACATCGGTTATCGGACTTTTGATGGTCGTTGGTTAATCTTAGCTCGTTCTGCTCCTGTTCATATGCCTCCTGTCTATCCTTCTGACTGGGTAGAAGATATTTTTGTCACTGTTAACTGGGAAGAAAATCTCACAGCTAAAACTATTTACAATTTGGTTCCCCCCAGCAAACGTCAAGGTGCAGGTGTAGAGGTAGGAGCAGACAGTCCCCTCTACGACGAAATTTTTGGCATGGCCCAAGGTGCAGAAGCTCAGCGTATTGCAGGTTCTATGTTTGGCTCTATGCAGCACGTAGCCGGGTCAGTGGTCAGTTCTTACGTCCACCAAGAAACCCTCAGTTCTTATATCTTCCCCTCTGGAGTGGGTATGTGGGCTGTTCCTAACGTATCTGGTCTGAATATGTCGGGTGTTGGTATGGGTGCTTCTGAAGCTCCTCCTCGTCCCCGTCAGTTTTGGTTAGTGGCCGACGCTGAGTTAATTGTTTATGGTGCAACTGAACCTGATGCTACTGTAACTATTGGCGGTCGTCCCATCAAACTCAATGCCGATGGAACTTTCCGTTTCCAGATGTCTTTCCAAGATGGGTTAATTGATTATCCTATTAAAGCTGTAGCTGTTGATGGAGAACAAACCCGTTCTATTCACATGAAGTTTGAGCGTGAAACTCCTTCTCGTCATACTAATACCAAGGAAGAAGCGGTTTTAGAATGGCTTAGCTAA
- a CDS encoding protochlorophyllide reductase: MKQNQKSTVVITGASSGVGLYAAKALSKRGWYVVMACRDVEKAYNAAQSLNMPQDSYTIIPIDLASLGSVRYFVSTFREKGLSLDALLCNAAIYMPLIKEPLRSPEGFELTMATNHLGHFLLCNLMLDDLKKSSSPDPRLVILGTVTHNPDELGGKIPPRPDLGELEGFAAGFQDPITMADGKKFEPVKAYKDSKVCNVLTMRELHRRYHELTGITFSSLYPGCVAETPLFRNHYPLFQKLFPLFQKHITGGYVSQELAGERVADVIAAPEYKQSGAYWSWGNRQKKDRQSFVQKVSPQARDDEKAELLWDLSAKLVGLA, encoded by the coding sequence ATGAAACAGAATCAAAAATCAACGGTCGTCATCACAGGGGCCTCATCAGGTGTTGGGTTATACGCAGCGAAAGCCCTATCTAAGCGGGGCTGGTATGTAGTAATGGCTTGTCGGGACGTAGAAAAGGCTTATAATGCGGCTCAAAGTCTAAATATGCCCCAAGATAGCTATACTATTATCCCGATTGATCTGGCCTCTTTAGGGAGTGTCCGTTATTTTGTATCCACTTTTCGAGAAAAAGGCTTATCTTTAGATGCTTTGCTGTGTAATGCAGCCATTTATATGCCTTTAATTAAAGAACCCTTAAGAAGTCCTGAAGGGTTTGAATTAACCATGGCCACCAATCATTTAGGTCATTTTTTGTTGTGTAATTTGATGTTAGATGATCTCAAAAAATCATCTTCACCAGACCCCCGATTAGTCATTTTAGGAACCGTTACCCATAACCCAGATGAGTTAGGCGGTAAAATTCCCCCCCGTCCCGATTTAGGGGAACTTGAAGGCTTTGCGGCAGGATTTCAAGACCCAATTACTATGGCTGATGGTAAGAAATTTGAACCCGTAAAAGCTTATAAAGATAGCAAAGTTTGTAATGTTCTGACCATGAGAGAATTACATCGACGCTATCATGAATTAACCGGAATTACCTTTAGTTCTTTGTATCCGGGTTGTGTCGCAGAAACTCCTCTATTCCGTAATCATTATCCCCTGTTTCAAAAACTTTTCCCCTTGTTTCAGAAACACATTACGGGGGGATATGTTTCTCAAGAATTAGCTGGAGAACGAGTCGCTGACGTTATAGCTGCTCCTGAGTACAAACAATCTGGAGCTTATTGGAGTTGGGGAAACCGTCAGAAAAAAGACCGTCAATCTTTCGTACAAAAAGTCTCACCCCAAGCGCGTGATGATGAAAAAGCAGAACTTTTGTGGGATTTAAGTGCTAAATTAGTCGGACTCGCTTAA
- a CDS encoding DUF2854 domain-containing protein: MLRQLSLARLGLTIGGILTIMGFIAYATDHPTLNLVGFFYGVPVLLGGLALKAAEVKPVPFTELTSPEILKLRQEQATSTQNQIRNDVTRYRYGQQAHLDDSLERLGLSPTDEERPLLIGIKETAIDGNYSLILKFNCPFISLETWEEKQEKIDKFFGPGIYTKIMPLEDNQINIALITLPSSSSKENDKIN, encoded by the coding sequence ATGTTACGTCAACTTTCATTAGCCCGCTTAGGACTTACCATTGGGGGGATATTAACCATTATGGGGTTTATTGCCTATGCTACCGACCATCCTACCCTAAATTTAGTGGGATTTTTCTACGGTGTTCCTGTTTTATTAGGAGGTTTAGCCCTCAAAGCAGCCGAAGTCAAACCCGTTCCCTTTACTGAACTCACATCTCCAGAAATTCTCAAATTACGGCAAGAACAAGCCACGTCCACCCAAAACCAAATTCGTAACGATGTTACCCGTTATCGCTACGGACAGCAAGCCCATCTCGATGACTCTCTCGAACGCTTGGGGTTAAGTCCTACTGATGAAGAAAGACCCCTATTAATAGGAATTAAAGAAACAGCAATAGATGGTAATTATAGTCTAATTTTAAAATTTAATTGCCCGTTTATTTCCTTAGAAACTTGGGAGGAAAAACAAGAAAAAATTGATAAGTTTTTCGGTCCAGGTATTTATACAAAGATTATGCCTTTAGAAGATAATCAAATTAATATAGCTTTAATTACTTTGCCATCTTCGAGTAGTAAGGAGAACGACAAAATTAATTAA
- a CDS encoding IS4 family transposase, which produces MLPEIYNNHLTKYLKKSEYLILLIMIELVQVYRKIRFYELASYFPSPILFESKRKKLKRFFEIPCLTIEGVWIPIIKQWLKQSFSTGDVLHIAIDRTQWGLINILMVSLVIDNRGIPLYFELLDHIGNSNFDTQKSILARILLFLKEYKIVVLGDREFCSVELAKWLHGQKRVYYALRLKKSNYIEVEKEMWTRLKDLGLSSGMSLFYQGVKVTKTKGFIGSNIVAKWKKKYRGIETKEAWFIITNLTSIDETIDAYKKRFCIEEMFRDFKKGGYDLERTKLTGHRLTSLIILITLAYSMATFSGKIIKEKGLAKYVGRVRKNKKMRRRHSNFYIGLHGKDWVDSCDLFTVEAQALMQLSPEKRAYYRRGRRAISLIKSSL; this is translated from the coding sequence ATGTTACCAGAAATTTATAACAACCATTTAACAAAGTATCTGAAAAAATCGGAATATTTAATACTGTTAATCATGATAGAATTAGTGCAAGTATATAGGAAAATTAGGTTTTATGAGTTAGCTAGTTATTTTCCCAGTCCCATTTTATTTGAAAGTAAGAGAAAAAAGTTAAAACGGTTTTTCGAGATTCCTTGTTTGACAATTGAAGGAGTATGGATACCTATCATAAAACAGTGGTTAAAGCAATCATTTAGTACAGGAGATGTCTTACATATTGCCATAGATAGAACCCAATGGGGGTTGATTAATATTTTGATGGTAAGTCTGGTAATTGATAATAGAGGAATTCCCTTATATTTTGAGTTGCTAGATCACATCGGTAATAGTAACTTTGACACACAGAAAAGTATATTAGCCCGAATATTACTCTTTCTAAAAGAATATAAAATAGTTGTCTTAGGGGATAGAGAATTCTGCTCAGTTGAACTAGCAAAATGGTTACATGGACAAAAAAGAGTTTATTATGCACTCAGATTGAAGAAAAGCAACTATATTGAAGTAGAAAAGGAAATGTGGACGCGACTAAAAGATTTAGGATTATCTTCAGGAATGTCTTTATTTTATCAAGGAGTTAAAGTTACGAAAACAAAAGGATTTATAGGCAGTAATATAGTGGCGAAATGGAAAAAGAAGTATAGAGGAATAGAGACAAAAGAAGCTTGGTTTATTATCACAAATTTAACCAGTATTGATGAGACGATTGACGCTTATAAAAAGAGATTTTGTATTGAGGAAATGTTTCGGGATTTTAAGAAAGGTGGTTATGATTTAGAAAGAACGAAATTAACAGGACATCGCCTTACTTCCTTAATTATATTGATTACTCTAGCTTATTCAATGGCAACATTTTCTGGAAAAATTATTAAAGAGAAAGGATTGGCAAAATATGTGGGGAGAGTCAGAAAAAACAAGAAAATGCGACGGAGACACAGTAACTTTTATATCGGTCTTCATGGAAAAGATTGGGTTGACTCTTGTGATTTATTTACCGTTGAAGCCCAGGCATTAATGCAATTAAGCCCCGAAAAACGCGCCTATTATCGACGAGGACGACGGGCTATATCCCTGATTAAGTCTAGCTTATAG
- a CDS encoding RNA-guided endonuclease InsQ/TnpB family protein gives MFVLEFKVEGQPKQYQAIDNAIRTSQFIRNKCLRYWMDNKGVDKYDLSSYCRVLAHDFKFADELNSQARQASAERAWSSISRFFDNCKKKIPGKKGYPQFKKFSRSVEYKTTGWKLLNPKTINFSDKKGIGTLKLKGTWDLGYFQESDIKRIRLVRRADGYYCQFVLSCEVKEDVKPSGKCIGLDVGLTCFYTDHEGNKIDNPKFLRKSQKRLKRLQRRLSKKKKGSSNRQKARARLAKVHLKVSRQRKDFAVKLARCVVHSNDVIAYEDLRIKNLVKNHCLAYSINDAAWYQFREWLEYFGVKFGKITIAVPPQYTSQNCSNCGETIKKSLSTRTHQCKCGCVLDRDENAAINILKKGLSTVGHTGSKAWGEKASTLMEEILSKQTISVNQESTRL, from the coding sequence ATGTTTGTTTTAGAATTTAAAGTCGAGGGCCAACCAAAACAATATCAGGCGATAGATAATGCCATTCGCACCTCTCAGTTTATCCGTAATAAATGTTTAAGATATTGGATGGATAATAAAGGTGTGGATAAGTATGATTTGTCTTCATATTGTAGGGTTTTAGCTCATGACTTTAAATTTGCTGATGAATTAAATTCACAAGCTAGACAAGCATCAGCAGAAAGAGCGTGGTCTTCAATATCCCGTTTTTTTGATAACTGTAAAAAGAAAATTCCTGGTAAAAAAGGATATCCTCAGTTTAAAAAGTTTTCTCGTTCAGTTGAATATAAAACAACGGGATGGAAACTGTTAAACCCTAAAACCATTAATTTTAGTGATAAAAAAGGAATTGGAACCCTTAAACTAAAAGGCACATGGGACTTAGGATATTTTCAAGAGTCTGATATTAAACGGATTAGACTTGTTAGACGTGCCGATGGGTATTATTGCCAATTTGTTCTTTCTTGTGAAGTTAAAGAAGATGTCAAACCATCAGGCAAATGTATTGGTTTAGATGTTGGTTTGACTTGTTTTTATACTGATCACGAAGGAAATAAAATTGATAATCCAAAATTCTTGAGAAAGTCCCAGAAGCGATTAAAAAGACTTCAAAGACGACTCTCTAAAAAGAAAAAAGGGTCATCTAACCGTCAAAAGGCACGGGCAAGATTAGCTAAAGTTCATCTTAAAGTAAGTAGGCAGCGTAAAGACTTTGCTGTTAAATTAGCAAGGTGCGTAGTTCACTCTAATGATGTGATAGCTTATGAGGATTTAAGAATTAAAAACTTAGTTAAAAATCATTGTTTAGCATATAGTATTAATGATGCTGCGTGGTATCAGTTTCGAGAATGGTTAGAGTATTTTGGGGTTAAATTTGGCAAGATAACAATTGCTGTACCTCCTCAATATACCAGTCAAAACTGTTCTAATTGCGGCGAAACCATTAAAAAATCCCTATCAACTAGAACCCATCAGTGTAAATGTGGTTGTGTTTTAGATAGGGATGAAAATGCGGCAATTAATATTCTGAAAAAAGGATTAAGTACGGTGGGACACACCGGATCTAAAGCTTGGGGAGAGAAGGCCTCTACTTTGATGGAAGAAATTTTATCAAAGCAAACAATCTCTGTGAACCAAGAATCCACTCGCCTTTAG
- a CDS encoding rhomboid family intramembrane serine protease has translation MLKPSEIKALLPDKKFIPIKPKIKSITQFLIGLNIIFFLLEIKLGGSENIDVLYELGALVPEAVYQGEIWRLITANFLHYGWLHLLVNMLGLYLFGNFVELIIGIYRYLMIYFISGIGAMTIFTFLALIYNQLDYILVGASASIMGLLGTMTTIFFKQWKRYKSPMATKRLQFIISIIFLQFVSDFLVPQVSILSHLCGFLMGLIVSFLML, from the coding sequence ATGCTCAAACCATCTGAAATTAAAGCTTTATTACCAGACAAAAAATTTATTCCTATCAAGCCAAAAATTAAAAGTATAACTCAATTTTTGATCGGACTAAATATTATATTTTTTTTATTGGAAATCAAATTAGGTGGTAGTGAGAATATTGATGTTTTATATGAGCTAGGGGCGTTAGTTCCAGAAGCTGTATATCAAGGTGAGATTTGGCGATTAATTACTGCTAATTTTCTCCATTATGGCTGGTTACACCTATTAGTTAATATGTTAGGATTATATCTATTTGGCAATTTTGTTGAGTTAATAATCGGCATCTATCGTTATTTAATGATCTATTTTATCAGTGGTATTGGAGCCATGACAATTTTTACATTTTTAGCACTAATATATAATCAATTAGATTATATATTAGTGGGTGCTTCTGCTTCTATTATGGGATTACTAGGAACCATGACAACTATCTTTTTTAAACAATGGAAACGCTATAAATCCCCTATGGCTACTAAACGTTTACAATTTATTATAAGCATAATTTTTTTACAATTTGTTTCCGATTTTTTAGTTCCACAAGTTAGCATTTTAAGTCATTTATGTGGTTTTTTGATGGGATTAATTGTTAGTTTTTTAATGCTATAG
- the mtnA gene encoding S-methyl-5-thioribose-1-phosphate isomerase → MTPIYPVIWRDDRVLLIDQTLLPTQYALVEINDYQDMVKAIKTMIVRGAPAIGVAAAYGMYLGAREINTQQRDTFLTQLEIVAQKLRETRPTAVNLFWAISQMLKTASESLGTVEEIKHNLLITAQNIQKQDLQTCQNIGNNGLEILANKPEKLTILTHCNAGALATAGYGTALGVIRSLWTAKRLAGVYADETRPRLQGAKLTAWECVQEGIPVTVITDNMAAHCMKKGLIDAVIVGADRIAANGDTANKIGTYGLAVISKMHQVPFYVAAPLSTVDFELETGEKIPIEERHPSEIYQVGHTRLCPEGVNYYNPAFDVTPAELITAIITEEKVVKPIDLLAFKE, encoded by the coding sequence ATGACTCCTATTTATCCTGTTATCTGGCGCGATGATCGAGTATTACTGATCGATCAAACCTTGTTACCGACTCAATACGCATTAGTAGAAATTAATGACTATCAAGACATGGTAAAAGCCATTAAAACCATGATTGTTAGGGGGGCCCCTGCTATTGGGGTAGCGGCAGCTTATGGAATGTATTTAGGGGCCAGAGAAATTAATACACAACAACGGGATACTTTTCTCACACAATTAGAAATTGTCGCCCAAAAATTACGAGAAACTCGCCCTACCGCCGTTAATTTATTTTGGGCTATTTCTCAAATGCTTAAAACTGCTTCCGAAAGTTTAGGAACTGTTGAAGAAATTAAACATAATTTGTTAATTACAGCACAAAATATTCAAAAACAAGACTTACAAACTTGTCAGAATATTGGTAACAATGGGTTAGAAATATTAGCAAATAAACCAGAAAAATTGACTATTTTAACTCATTGTAATGCAGGTGCTTTAGCAACGGCAGGATATGGTACAGCTTTAGGGGTAATTCGTTCTTTATGGACTGCCAAAAGATTAGCAGGAGTTTATGCAGATGAAACTAGACCTCGTTTACAAGGGGCTAAATTAACTGCTTGGGAATGTGTTCAAGAAGGTATTCCAGTAACAGTAATTACTGATAATATGGCGGCCCATTGTATGAAAAAAGGACTGATTGATGCAGTAATTGTAGGGGCAGATAGAATTGCTGCAAATGGAGATACTGCTAATAAAATTGGCACTTATGGGTTAGCGGTTATTTCTAAAATGCACCAAGTTCCTTTTTATGTTGCGGCCCCTTTATCAACGGTAGATTTTGAATTAGAAACTGGTGAAAAAATACCTATTGAAGAACGTCATCCATCGGAAATTTACCAAGTAGGACATACTCGTCTTTGTCCTGAAGGTGTTAACTATTATAATCCGGCTTTTGATGTCACTCCGGCTGAATTAATTACAGCTATTATTACAGAAGAGAAAGTGGTTAAACCCATTGATCTTTTAGCATTTAAAGAATAA
- the csaB gene encoding polysaccharide pyruvyl transferase CsaB: MRAVISGYYGKGNGGDEALLMSLLQMLPPSIEPLVLSANPRETSQRYEVKSCPNRSVFAILNSLKTSDIFIWGGGSLMQDVTSLASPIYYAGLMSLAQKKGLKTVAWSQGIGPLKRPFTRWLTRQVLLGCTAVSVRDSASAKLVSQWQINPLVAPDPVWALKSKPVKGLGNLPAPRVAVNLRNHSLLTTQKLRILTQALIDFQKATNVCILLVPFQSSQDLEIARSIASKLTGFNQIIQLDDPRELKGLFRGVEMTIGMRLHSLIMAASEESRCFALSYDPKVTRLMEEIELPGWELNQLPDDPNIISTAWLEYYVNGESLNNDRIQSLVDRAFMHQEIFNRFI; encoded by the coding sequence ATGCGGGCAGTAATTTCTGGCTACTATGGTAAAGGGAATGGGGGCGATGAAGCCTTATTAATGTCTCTTTTGCAAATGCTTCCCCCTTCCATAGAACCTCTTGTCTTGTCGGCTAACCCTCGTGAAACTTCCCAACGCTACGAGGTCAAAAGTTGTCCTAATCGTTCCGTTTTTGCTATTTTAAACTCCCTAAAAACCTCAGATATTTTTATTTGGGGAGGGGGAAGTTTAATGCAAGATGTGACAAGTTTAGCTAGTCCTATTTATTATGCAGGATTGATGAGTTTAGCTCAAAAAAAAGGCTTAAAAACTGTTGCTTGGTCTCAAGGTATTGGCCCGTTAAAACGTCCGTTTACTCGTTGGTTAACCCGACAAGTTTTATTAGGTTGTACTGCTGTCAGTGTCAGAGATTCAGCCTCAGCTAAATTAGTCTCTCAATGGCAGATTAATCCTTTAGTTGCCCCTGATCCAGTTTGGGCATTAAAGTCTAAACCCGTTAAAGGATTAGGGAATTTACCGGCCCCTAGAGTAGCAGTTAATTTACGCAATCATTCCTTATTAACCACTCAAAAATTAAGGATATTAACTCAAGCCCTAATTGATTTTCAAAAAGCAACTAATGTTTGTATTTTATTGGTTCCTTTTCAATCATCCCAAGACTTAGAAATTGCTCGTTCTATTGCGTCAAAATTAACTGGATTTAATCAGATTATTCAGTTAGATGATCCCAGAGAATTAAAAGGTTTATTTAGGGGCGTAGAAATGACAATTGGAATGCGTTTACATAGTTTAATTATGGCAGCATCAGAAGAATCTCGTTGTTTTGCTTTAAGTTATGATCCTAAAGTGACTCGGTTAATGGAAGAAATTGAGTTACCAGGATGGGAATTAAATCAACTTCCTGATGACCCTAATATTATTAGTACAGCTTGGTTAGAATATTATGTTAATGGAGAATCTTTAAATAATGATCGTATTCAATCATTAGTTGATCGGGCTTTTATGCACCAAGAAATTTTTAATCGGTTTATTTAG
- a CDS encoding Rpn family recombination-promoting nuclease/putative transposase, with amino-acid sequence MKTDTIFYQLFQTFPQTFFELINYPPETANLYQFSSVEVKQLSFRIDGVFLPNALSQPIYFLEVQFQSDVNFYSRFFSEIFLYLSKSELRNNWYGVIIYPHRGVDTGETSRYEELLNSGRVSRFYLNELENDRQSSVGLATIQLVIEDENKAIEQGRELIERVRQEFGNEQKREELLKLIETILIYKLPRMKRQEIEAMFSLSDLKNTKVYQEALEEGKQEGEKIGELRGELRGELKAKLEAVPQLLALGLSVEQIANALNLTVEQVERTEF; translated from the coding sequence ATGAAAACTGATACTATTTTCTATCAATTGTTTCAAACCTTTCCCCAAACTTTTTTTGAACTGATAAATTATCCCCCAGAAACGGCCAATTTATATCAATTTTCTTCCGTAGAAGTTAAACAATTATCATTTCGTATTGATGGGGTATTTCTGCCTAATGCTCTCAGTCAACCCATTTATTTTTTAGAAGTTCAATTTCAGTCTGATGTTAACTTTTATAGTCGCTTTTTTAGTGAAATATTTCTCTATTTAAGCAAAAGTGAGTTAAGAAATAATTGGTATGGTGTGATTATTTATCCCCATAGAGGAGTTGATACGGGAGAGACATCTCGTTATGAAGAATTACTCAATTCTGGTAGAGTATCTCGTTTTTATCTGAATGAATTAGAAAATGATAGACAATCTTCTGTTGGATTAGCTACAATACAATTAGTGATAGAAGATGAAAATAAAGCGATTGAACAAGGGAGAGAATTAATTGAACGAGTTAGACAAGAGTTTGGGAATGAACAAAAACGTGAGGAGTTATTAAAATTAATTGAGACAATTTTGATTTACAAATTACCAAGAATGAAGCGACAGGAGATAGAAGCCATGTTTAGTTTAAGTGATTTGAAAAATACTAAGGTTTATCAAGAAGCTTTAGAAGAAGGTAAACAAGAAGGAGAAAAAATTGGAGAACTAAGAGGAGAACTAAGAGGAGAACTAAAAGCTAAATTAGAAGCAGTTCCTCAATTATTAGCATTAGGGTTAAGTGTTGAACAAATTGCCAATGCTTTAAATTTAACGGTTGAACAGGTTGAAAGAACTGAGTTTTAA
- a CDS encoding Rpn family recombination-promoting nuclease/putative transposase, producing MKTDTIFYQLFQTFPHIFFELINYPPETANLYQFSSVEVKQLSFRIDGVFLPNDVSQPIYFLEVQFQSDVNFYGRFFSEIFLYLSKSELRNNWYGVIICPHRGVDMGETSRYEELLNSGRVSRFYLNELVNQGQSSVGLATIQLVIEDENKAIEQGRELIERVRQEFENEQKREELLKLIETILIYKLPRMKRQEIEAMFSLSDLKNTKVYQEALEEGEKIGEQKGEQKGRIAAKVEAVPQLLALGLSVEQIASALNLTVEQVKKTAQK from the coding sequence ATGAAAACTGACACTATTTTCTATCAACTGTTTCAAACCTTTCCCCACATTTTTTTTGAACTGATTAATTATCCCCCAGAAACGGCTAATTTATATCAATTTTCTTCCGTAGAAGTTAAACAATTATCATTTCGTATTGACGGTGTATTTCTTCCCAATGATGTTAGTCAACCTATTTATTTTTTAGAAGTTCAATTTCAGTCTGATGTTAACTTCTATGGTCGCTTTTTTAGTGAAATATTTCTTTATTTAAGCAAAAGCGAGTTAAGAAATAATTGGTATGGTGTGATTATTTGTCCCCATAGAGGAGTTGATATGGGAGAGACATCTCGTTATGAAGAATTACTCAATTCTGGTAGAGTATCTCGTTTTTATCTGAATGAATTAGTCAATCAGGGACAATCTTCTGTTGGATTAGCTACAATACAATTAGTGATAGAAGATGAAAATAAAGCGATTGAACAGGGGAGAGAATTAATTGAACGAGTTAGACAAGAGTTTGAGAACGAACAAAAACGTGAGGAGTTATTAAAATTAATTGAGACAATTTTGATTTACAAATTACCAAGAATGAAGCGACAGGAGATAGAAGCAATGTTTAGTTTAAGTGATTTGAAAAATACTAAGGTTTATCAAGAAGCTTTAGAAGAAGGTGAAAAAATTGGAGAACAAAAGGGAGAACAAAAAGGACGTATTGCCGCTAAAGTAGAAGCAGTTCCTCAATTATTAGCATTAGGGTTAAGTGTTGAACAAATTGCCAGTGCTTTAAATTTAACGGTTGAACAGGTTAAAAAAACTGCTCAAAAATAA